From Geomonas agri, one genomic window encodes:
- a CDS encoding sigma-54-dependent transcriptional regulator, which translates to MTDTILIVDDEEGIRSSLAGILEDEGYRTVCAADGTEALALCQKELPGLVLLDIWMPRMDGIETLKRLKELHPALNVIMMSGHGTIETAVKSTKLGAYDFIEKPLSLEKVVVTVENALSMNRLKEENATLRGQVQQGHEMIGNSPAMQQLAEQIRLVAPTNASVLITGENGTGKELVARSVHYHSQRRDKPFIEINCAAIPEELIESELFGHERGAFTGAVAQKKGKFDLADGGTLFLDEIGDMSLKTQAKVLRILQEKKFERVGGTRTLEVDVRIVAATNKLLEEEIKNGTFREDLYYRLNVVPFKVPPLRERREDIPLLAGYFLDTFCDQEGRERKRFVPEAMESLKRYDWPGNVRELKNIVERLVIMTPGGTITMNHLPDDFVSPASREGAGGKLDSVLELSSLREAREEFEREFIMQKLEENDWNVSKTAEAIELERSNLHRKIKSYGIDMKK; encoded by the coding sequence ATGACCGATACCATTCTCATAGTCGATGACGAGGAGGGGATCCGCTCCTCCCTGGCCGGCATCCTCGAGGACGAGGGGTACCGCACCGTGTGCGCCGCCGACGGCACCGAGGCGCTCGCCCTGTGCCAGAAGGAGCTCCCCGGGCTGGTGCTCCTGGACATCTGGATGCCCAGGATGGACGGCATCGAGACCCTCAAGCGGCTGAAGGAGCTGCATCCGGCCTTGAACGTCATCATGATGAGCGGCCACGGCACCATCGAAACGGCGGTCAAGTCCACCAAGCTGGGGGCCTACGACTTCATCGAGAAGCCGCTCTCCCTGGAGAAGGTGGTGGTCACCGTGGAGAACGCGCTCTCCATGAACCGGCTCAAGGAGGAGAACGCGACGCTCAGAGGACAGGTGCAGCAGGGGCACGAGATGATCGGCAACTCCCCCGCCATGCAGCAGCTGGCCGAGCAGATCCGGCTGGTCGCCCCCACCAACGCCTCGGTTCTCATTACCGGCGAGAACGGCACCGGTAAGGAGCTGGTGGCCCGCTCGGTGCACTACCACAGCCAGCGCCGGGACAAGCCCTTCATCGAAATCAACTGCGCCGCCATTCCCGAGGAACTGATCGAGAGCGAGCTCTTTGGTCACGAGCGGGGCGCCTTTACCGGCGCCGTAGCGCAGAAGAAAGGGAAGTTCGACCTGGCCGACGGCGGCACCCTCTTCCTGGACGAGATCGGCGATATGTCGCTCAAGACCCAGGCCAAGGTACTGCGCATCCTGCAGGAGAAGAAGTTCGAGAGGGTAGGGGGCACCCGGACCCTCGAGGTGGACGTGCGCATCGTCGCCGCGACCAACAAGCTCCTCGAGGAGGAGATCAAGAACGGCACCTTCCGCGAGGACCTCTATTACCGGCTGAACGTGGTCCCCTTCAAGGTTCCGCCGCTGCGCGAGCGCCGCGAGGACATCCCGCTCCTGGCCGGCTACTTCCTGGACACCTTCTGCGACCAGGAGGGGAGGGAGAGAAAGCGCTTCGTTCCCGAGGCCATGGAATCGCTCAAGCGCTACGACTGGCCCGGCAACGTGCGCGAGCTGAAGAACATCGTGGAGCGCCTGGTGATCATGACCCCGGGCGGCACCATCACCATGAACCATCTCCCCGACGACTTCGTCTCGCCAGCCAGCCGGGAAGGGGCGGGGGGCAAGCTCGACAGCGTGCTGGAACTCTCCAGCCTCAGGGAGGCGCGCGAGGAGTTCGAGCGCGAGTTCATCATGCAAAAGCTCGAGGAGAACGACTGGAACGTCTCGAAGACGGCCGAGGCGATCGAACTGGAGCGGAGCAACCTGCACCGTAAGATCAAGAGCTACGGCATCGACATGAAGAAGTAG
- a CDS encoding pyridoxal phosphate-dependent aminotransferase has product MPVADKIAGFIAKSSWIRKMFEEGEKLRKEFGANKVYDFTLGNPDVEPPAAFHDDFLKLAKQPVPGMHRYMNNAGYPETRNAVARMLSAASDLPVQGSQVVMTCGAGGALNVVLKTILNPGDEVILLTPFFVEYRFYIDNHGGVPVEVWTDRETFQLDIPAIAAAVTDKTRAIIICSPNNPTGVIYPAESLQTLGEMIAAKEAEFGKQILVISDEPYARIAYDGKSVPNIFRYVQNSVIVTSHSKDLALPGERIGYLAASPRMKNVDQFMEGAVFSNRVLGFVNAPALMQRLVAGLQHVSVDIEAYRVKRDLLYNSLNSMGFSMVKPDGAFYLFPKSPLADDVEFVKMAQKHRILLVPGAGFGAPGFFRIAYCVDKGMIERSIPAWRELAKEAGLPG; this is encoded by the coding sequence ATGCCCGTCGCAGATAAGATCGCCGGATTTATTGCGAAATCGTCGTGGATCAGGAAGATGTTCGAGGAGGGTGAGAAGCTCAGGAAGGAGTTCGGTGCCAACAAGGTTTACGACTTCACCCTGGGAAACCCCGACGTCGAGCCCCCCGCGGCGTTCCATGACGACTTCCTCAAGCTGGCCAAACAGCCGGTCCCGGGCATGCACCGCTACATGAATAACGCCGGCTACCCCGAGACCAGGAATGCCGTGGCGCGCATGCTCTCCGCCGCGTCCGATCTCCCGGTGCAGGGAAGCCAGGTGGTGATGACCTGCGGCGCCGGCGGTGCCCTCAACGTGGTGCTGAAGACCATCTTGAACCCGGGCGACGAAGTGATCCTCCTTACCCCCTTCTTCGTCGAGTACCGCTTCTACATCGACAACCACGGCGGTGTGCCGGTCGAGGTCTGGACCGACCGCGAGACCTTCCAGCTCGATATCCCGGCCATTGCCGCGGCGGTGACCGACAAGACCCGCGCCATCATCATCTGCTCCCCGAACAACCCGACCGGTGTCATCTACCCGGCTGAAAGCCTGCAGACACTGGGCGAGATGATTGCCGCCAAGGAAGCGGAGTTCGGCAAGCAGATCCTGGTCATCTCCGACGAGCCGTATGCGCGCATCGCCTACGACGGCAAGAGCGTGCCCAATATTTTCCGCTACGTCCAGAACTCGGTCATCGTGACCTCGCACTCGAAGGACTTGGCGCTCCCCGGCGAGCGCATCGGCTATCTGGCAGCGAGCCCCAGGATGAAGAACGTGGACCAGTTCATGGAAGGGGCGGTGTTCTCCAACCGCGTGCTCGGCTTCGTCAACGCGCCGGCCCTGATGCAGCGCCTGGTGGCCGGGCTGCAGCACGTCTCGGTCGACATCGAGGCCTACCGGGTCAAGCGCGACCTGCTCTACAACTCGCTGAACTCCATGGGATTCTCCATGGTCAAGCCTGACGGCGCCTTCTACCTCTTCCCCAAGTCGCCGCTTGCCGATGACGTCGAGTTCGTGAAGATGGCGCAGAAGCACCGCATCCTGCTGGTGCCGGGTGCCGGCTTCGGCGCCCCTGGCTTCTTCCGCATCGCCTACTGCGTCGACAAGGGGATGATCGAGCGGAGCATACCGGCTTGGCGCGAACTGGCCAAAGAGGCAGGGCTGCCCGGATAG
- a CDS encoding O-acetylhomoserine aminocarboxypropyltransferase/cysteine synthase family protein produces the protein MKKNWRIETQAIQEGFVPKDGDPRILPIYQSTTFKFSSAEHVAKLFDLEVGGHFYTRLSNPTAEGFEMKIAAMEGGIAAMATSSGQAASTIAVMNICQAGQHVVAASTLYGGTYSLFANTFPKMGIEVTFVDPEADEATIVAAFRPETRCLFGETIGNPGLNILDFDKFSRIAKKMQVPLIIDNTFPTPYLCRPFEHGADIVIHSATKYIDGHATSVGGVIVDSGNFDWGNGKYPEMTEPDESYHGLQYLKTFGKLAYIVKARVQLMRDIGPCPAPMNAFLFNLGLETLPLRMQRHSENALAMAKFLEKHEAVSWVSYPGLESHTSYARAQKYLPKGASGVLTFGIKGGAAAGKKFMESCQLVALVVHVGDARSCVLHPASTTHRQLSEEQQIASGVTPDLIRLSVGIEHIDDIIEDVNQALAASQK, from the coding sequence ATGAAGAAGAATTGGCGCATCGAGACCCAGGCGATCCAGGAGGGGTTCGTCCCCAAGGACGGCGACCCGCGCATCCTGCCCATCTATCAGAGCACGACCTTCAAGTTTTCCAGCGCCGAGCACGTTGCCAAGCTGTTCGACCTCGAGGTCGGCGGGCATTTCTACACCCGGCTTTCCAACCCGACGGCGGAAGGATTCGAAATGAAGATCGCCGCCATGGAGGGAGGGATCGCGGCCATGGCGACTTCCAGTGGCCAGGCAGCCTCCACCATCGCCGTCATGAACATCTGCCAGGCAGGTCAGCACGTGGTCGCGGCCAGCACCCTGTACGGCGGCACCTACTCGCTCTTTGCCAACACCTTCCCGAAAATGGGGATCGAGGTAACCTTTGTCGATCCCGAAGCGGACGAGGCGACCATCGTCGCGGCCTTCCGCCCCGAAACCCGCTGCCTTTTCGGTGAGACCATCGGCAACCCGGGGCTCAACATCCTCGATTTCGACAAGTTCTCCCGCATCGCCAAGAAGATGCAGGTGCCCCTCATCATCGACAACACCTTCCCAACGCCGTACCTGTGCCGGCCGTTCGAGCACGGTGCCGACATCGTCATCCACTCCGCCACCAAGTACATCGACGGCCACGCCACCAGCGTGGGCGGCGTGATCGTGGACAGCGGAAACTTCGACTGGGGCAACGGCAAATATCCAGAAATGACCGAGCCCGACGAGAGCTACCACGGCCTGCAGTACCTGAAGACCTTCGGCAAGCTCGCCTACATCGTCAAGGCGCGCGTGCAGCTCATGCGCGACATCGGCCCCTGCCCGGCGCCGATGAACGCCTTCCTGTTCAACCTGGGACTGGAGACACTGCCGCTTCGCATGCAGCGCCACTCCGAGAACGCGCTCGCCATGGCCAAATTCCTGGAGAAGCACGAGGCGGTATCCTGGGTGAGCTATCCGGGACTGGAGAGCCACACGAGCTACGCCCGGGCCCAGAAGTACCTCCCCAAAGGCGCGAGCGGGGTGCTCACCTTCGGCATCAAGGGTGGCGCCGCGGCGGGCAAGAAGTTCATGGAGAGCTGCCAATTGGTGGCGCTGGTGGTGCACGTGGGCGACGCGAGAAGCTGCGTCCTGCACCCGGCCAGCACCACGCACCGCCAGCTTAGCGAGGAGCAGCAGATCGCCTCCGGCGTCACTCCAGACCTGATCCGGCTCTCGGTGGGCATCGAGCACATCGACGACATCATAGAGGACGTAAACCAGGCGCTGGCGGCAAGCCAGAAGTAA
- a CDS encoding YchJ family protein — MMELCACGSGVAYAECCRPIIKGERRAETAEALMRARYAAYANVETDFILESTHPKHREGYDAEGTREWAEKSDWQGLEIVSTKDGGKDDTTGEVEFIARWKEQGQDRVHHERALFKKEKETWLFTDGKAVTAQPIVRTSPKIGRNDPCSCGSGIKYKKCCGK, encoded by the coding sequence CTGATGGAGCTGTGTGCCTGTGGCAGCGGCGTGGCTTACGCCGAATGCTGTCGCCCCATTATAAAGGGGGAGCGCCGCGCTGAGACGGCAGAGGCGCTGATGCGCGCGCGTTACGCCGCGTATGCCAACGTCGAGACCGATTTCATACTGGAGAGCACCCACCCCAAGCACCGCGAGGGGTACGACGCCGAGGGTACCCGCGAGTGGGCGGAGAAGTCCGACTGGCAGGGGCTGGAGATTGTCTCCACCAAGGACGGCGGCAAGGACGACACCACCGGCGAGGTGGAGTTCATCGCGCGCTGGAAAGAGCAGGGGCAGGACCGGGTGCACCACGAGCGCGCCCTGTTCAAGAAGGAGAAGGAGACCTGGCTCTTCACCGACGGCAAAGCGGTAACCGCACAGCCGATCGTGAGGACCTCGCCCAAGATCGGGCGCAACGATCCCTGCAGCTGCGGTAGCGGCATCAAGTACAAGAAGTGCTGCGGCAAGTAA
- a CDS encoding Dabb family protein: MIVHIVLFKLKEATAENVEAARQRLLSMDGKVELLRHLEVGVDLIRSERSADIALYTKFDSLEDLQAYQVHPYHANEVAAYMRSVCSSVVAADYEI, from the coding sequence ATGATCGTGCACATAGTGCTTTTCAAGTTGAAAGAGGCTACTGCTGAGAACGTCGAGGCTGCCCGGCAGCGTCTTTTGAGCATGGACGGCAAGGTTGAATTGCTGCGTCATCTCGAGGTGGGGGTGGACCTGATCCGCTCGGAGCGTTCCGCGGACATCGCCCTGTACACCAAGTTCGACTCCCTGGAGGACCTGCAGGCCTACCAGGTGCATCCGTACCATGCTAACGAAGTGGCCGCCTACATGAGGAGCGTCTGCTCCTCGGTGGTCGCCGCTGACTACGAAATCTGA
- a CDS encoding DUF4350 domain-containing protein, translating into MSIIVLAFLMMTAPVLAAEKVLFDNGHGQRFQIKEQGPLQLSGLAKVIQAAGLEVGTVDQPLSDATLAGARALVISGAFRPLDPSEADAVARFIQNGGRVAVMLHIAPPMATFLDRLEVRYTNGVIQERENVIDGNLLNFRVVRMKEHPLFKGVNDFAVHGAWGLINQTDSAQVIAATGFQAWIDVDQDQKQSKEETASYGLVVLGTMGKGSFLVFGDDAIFQNKFLEGNNKILAANLAAWLK; encoded by the coding sequence ATGAGTATAATTGTACTGGCGTTCTTAATGATGACCGCTCCCGTGCTGGCCGCGGAGAAGGTTCTGTTCGACAACGGGCACGGCCAACGTTTTCAGATTAAGGAGCAGGGACCGCTGCAACTGTCCGGACTGGCCAAAGTGATCCAGGCTGCCGGTCTCGAGGTCGGCACGGTGGACCAGCCCCTCTCCGACGCCACCCTTGCCGGCGCGCGCGCCCTGGTCATCAGTGGCGCCTTCAGACCACTTGACCCCAGCGAGGCCGATGCGGTGGCGAGGTTCATCCAAAACGGCGGTCGCGTTGCCGTCATGCTGCACATCGCGCCTCCCATGGCTACCTTTTTGGACCGGCTGGAGGTACGCTACACCAACGGCGTGATCCAGGAGCGCGAGAACGTCATCGACGGCAATCTGCTCAATTTCCGGGTTGTCCGCATGAAGGAGCACCCCCTGTTCAAAGGGGTAAACGACTTTGCCGTACACGGTGCCTGGGGGCTGATCAACCAGACCGACAGCGCACAGGTTATCGCGGCCACCGGTTTCCAGGCCTGGATCGACGTCGACCAGGACCAGAAACAGTCCAAGGAGGAAACGGCCTCCTATGGCCTGGTGGTTCTCGGCACCATGGGCAAAGGCTCCTTCCTCGTATTCGGCGACGACGCCATCTTCCAGAACAAGTTCCTGGAAGGCAATAACAAGATTCTCGCGGCAAATCTTGCCGCCTGGCTCAAATAG
- a CDS encoding desulfoferrodoxin, with amino-acid sequence MAQALEIYKCEMCGNIVEVFHAGGGQLVCCGEEMKLQKENTVDASKEKHVPVIERGAGTITVKVGSVPHPMESAHYIEWIEVIADGKVYRAQLQPGQAPEATFPITAADIKVREYCNLHGQWSA; translated from the coding sequence ATGGCTCAGGCTCTGGAAATCTACAAGTGTGAAATGTGCGGCAATATAGTCGAGGTCTTCCACGCCGGCGGCGGCCAGCTGGTCTGCTGCGGTGAGGAGATGAAGTTGCAGAAGGAAAACACGGTCGACGCTTCCAAGGAGAAGCACGTACCCGTCATCGAGCGCGGCGCCGGGACCATCACCGTTAAGGTCGGTAGCGTTCCGCACCCGATGGAAAGCGCCCATTACATCGAGTGGATCGAAGTGATCGCCGACGGCAAGGTCTACCGCGCGCAGTTGCAGCCGGGTCAGGCTCCGGAAGCGACCTTCCCGATCACCGCCGCCGATATCAAGGTGCGCGAGTACTGCAACCTGCACGGCCAGTGGTCCGCCTAG
- a CDS encoding HD-GYP domain-containing protein, with protein sequence MSEITKQDVQRAAMLFTASIKSVLLYPLAHPAVRQPLQELVGLMGEMMGERHELHLGVVEGTFFIEGCLLVAPNAAVTELVERLLQKGIDAVTIYPGVTPDDLFGFAALLANRQVSADTFAAELERKGISNVRLGIDEMVAGEGEEGKGETLVPAAIYRDALKAVRDTMREIDNGRIPSGEWINGVVENMVSVTMEEPTTLLGLAMIKDYDNYTFSHSVNVGILALTLAAFLGLEKEALHEINTAGLLHDIGKTRIDKTILNSPGKLSDTEFKEMKRHAEEGSEIVKKMKNIPPAVAEAVLGHHIRHDRTGYPEWAREMHFGLYTEIVSVADCYDAITTLRTYQRPTLPKEAMEIMHRLAGSSLNMELVEQFESMMGEYPVGSLVRLDTNEIALVLKPHPMECAEPSVKILLDAQGQALETPMLVTLAPQRGTRYASIIAPVDPLLKNINVASHLLA encoded by the coding sequence ATGAGTGAGATCACCAAGCAGGACGTGCAGCGCGCGGCGATGCTGTTTACTGCCTCCATCAAGTCGGTGCTGCTCTATCCCCTGGCGCATCCGGCGGTACGCCAGCCCCTGCAGGAACTGGTGGGGCTCATGGGTGAGATGATGGGGGAGCGGCATGAACTGCACCTGGGGGTGGTGGAGGGTACCTTCTTCATCGAAGGGTGCCTGCTGGTCGCCCCCAACGCCGCCGTCACCGAACTGGTCGAGCGCCTGCTGCAGAAGGGGATAGACGCCGTCACCATCTACCCCGGGGTCACCCCTGACGACCTGTTCGGCTTTGCGGCGCTTCTGGCGAACCGGCAGGTGAGCGCCGATACCTTTGCGGCCGAGCTCGAGCGCAAGGGGATCAGCAACGTCCGGCTCGGTATCGACGAGATGGTCGCAGGGGAAGGTGAGGAAGGTAAGGGGGAAACCCTGGTCCCCGCCGCCATCTACCGGGACGCGCTCAAGGCGGTGCGCGACACCATGCGCGAGATCGACAACGGCCGCATCCCCAGCGGCGAGTGGATCAACGGCGTGGTCGAGAACATGGTCTCGGTCACCATGGAGGAGCCGACCACTCTGCTCGGCCTCGCCATGATCAAGGACTACGACAACTACACTTTCAGCCATTCCGTCAACGTCGGCATCCTGGCGCTCACCTTGGCCGCCTTTCTGGGCCTGGAAAAAGAAGCGCTGCACGAGATCAACACGGCGGGGCTGTTGCACGACATCGGCAAGACCAGGATCGACAAGACCATCCTCAACAGCCCCGGCAAGCTTTCGGACACCGAGTTCAAGGAGATGAAGCGCCACGCCGAGGAAGGGTCCGAGATCGTCAAAAAGATGAAGAACATTCCCCCGGCGGTTGCGGAAGCGGTGCTGGGGCACCATATCCGCCACGACCGCACCGGCTACCCCGAGTGGGCTCGCGAGATGCACTTCGGCCTGTACACCGAGATCGTTTCGGTAGCCGATTGCTACGACGCCATCACCACGCTGCGCACCTACCAGCGGCCGACCCTCCCCAAGGAAGCCATGGAGATCATGCATCGTCTGGCCGGTTCCTCGCTCAACATGGAACTGGTGGAGCAGTTCGAGTCGATGATGGGGGAATACCCGGTGGGGAGCCTGGTGCGCCTGGACACCAACGAAATCGCGCTGGTGCTCAAGCCGCACCCGATGGAGTGCGCGGAGCCGTCGGTGAAGATCCTGCTCGACGCCCAAGGGCAGGCGCTGGAGACGCCGATGCTGGTCACCCTGGCCCCGCAGAGGGGGACACGCTACGCCTCGATCATCGCTCCGGTGGATCCGCTTTTGAAAAACATCAACGTCGCGAGCCACCTGCTGGCCTGA
- a CDS encoding HEAT repeat domain-containing protein, producing the protein MPEDQRNLLEDNEDLGAACQKALAETSKALKAFSFYPENHPLRSQILSSAYEAITNLVRHAPVTLIVQRGGFAIAGRPETIESNPMTKALAQELFARELQRLTFLPEVSQTDLSALLSALAVPPQKIAEEGGVAGMLARNGISAVMVNQIDVSAVYTKKTVAQTEEEAGESGAEVIEERAAEAAPAPGNAAGQTSEPGIDQILAALVAETDEERYRQLARLLLKKALPLKLEGNCDRLYVVLSHLADQQADPDKSTVCRDAAHTALQQLILGEMAEHLLNHLEDVDFPAKEAICRMLRLSGPEVVDAVVRRLTASGSRAARKALGTALVRIGVQAQPQLLVLLKDARAQVVQMAVAILAEIGNREAVKGLALTAYHPESRVRMESIRALARIGGMEATGVLLSLVQEGDEATALQAISCLGSCRNQAALEPLLRLAGKRDLRGKLHALQMEALRAIGCIGDRRALDALFKLVRRRCLIGTTRRLEQKLVAVDAIAALGGEQARGFLQRYASGTGELAEAAAAALQAMAQREATHE; encoded by the coding sequence ATGCCGGAAGACCAAAGAAATTTACTCGAAGACAACGAAGATCTCGGTGCGGCTTGCCAGAAAGCGCTCGCCGAGACCTCCAAGGCATTGAAGGCCTTTTCTTTCTATCCCGAAAACCATCCCCTGCGTTCGCAAATACTCTCTTCTGCCTATGAGGCCATTACCAACCTGGTCCGACACGCGCCGGTCACCCTGATCGTGCAGCGCGGCGGCTTCGCCATTGCCGGGCGCCCGGAGACCATCGAAAGCAACCCGATGACCAAGGCACTGGCCCAGGAGCTGTTCGCCCGCGAGCTGCAGCGACTCACCTTCCTTCCGGAGGTGTCCCAGACGGACCTCTCTGCCCTCCTTTCCGCGCTGGCGGTGCCCCCGCAGAAGATCGCCGAGGAAGGGGGCGTGGCCGGCATGCTGGCCCGCAACGGCATCTCCGCGGTCATGGTGAACCAGATCGACGTGAGCGCCGTGTACACCAAGAAAACGGTGGCACAGACCGAGGAGGAGGCGGGCGAGAGTGGCGCCGAGGTTATCGAGGAGCGCGCGGCCGAGGCCGCCCCGGCACCGGGGAACGCGGCCGGGCAGACGTCTGAGCCCGGTATCGACCAGATCCTGGCCGCTCTGGTGGCCGAGACCGACGAGGAGCGCTACCGGCAGCTGGCGCGCCTGCTGCTGAAAAAGGCCCTGCCGCTGAAACTGGAGGGGAACTGCGACCGGCTCTACGTGGTGTTGTCGCACCTGGCGGACCAGCAGGCGGATCCGGACAAGAGTACGGTCTGCCGCGACGCGGCGCACACGGCGCTGCAGCAGCTCATCCTGGGGGAGATGGCGGAACACCTGTTGAATCACCTGGAGGATGTCGATTTCCCGGCCAAGGAGGCCATCTGCCGCATGCTCAGGCTGTCCGGTCCCGAAGTAGTGGACGCGGTGGTGCGGCGCCTGACCGCGAGCGGCAGCAGGGCCGCACGCAAGGCCCTGGGCACTGCGCTGGTCCGCATCGGGGTGCAGGCGCAGCCGCAGTTGCTGGTGCTGCTCAAGGACGCCAGGGCGCAGGTGGTGCAGATGGCGGTGGCCATTCTCGCCGAGATCGGCAACCGTGAGGCGGTGAAGGGACTGGCGCTGACGGCGTATCACCCGGAGAGCCGGGTGCGCATGGAAAGCATCAGGGCGCTGGCGCGTATCGGGGGCATGGAAGCTACCGGCGTGCTGCTCTCCCTGGTGCAGGAGGGGGACGAGGCAACCGCGCTGCAGGCGATCTCCTGCCTGGGGAGCTGCCGGAACCAGGCGGCGCTCGAACCGCTGCTGCGGTTGGCGGGGAAGCGTGACCTGAGGGGAAAGCTGCACGCGCTCCAGATGGAGGCGCTGCGGGCGATAGGATGCATCGGCGATCGGCGCGCGCTGGACGCGCTGTTCAAGCTGGTGCGCCGGCGCTGCCTGATCGGTACCACCCGGCGCCTGGAGCAGAAGTTGGTCGCCGTCGATGCCATCGCTGCCCTGGGCGGAGAGCAGGCGCGGGGCTTCTTGCAGCGCTATGCCTCGGGCACCGGAGAGTTGGCCGAGGCCGCTGCCGCGGCGCTGCAGGCAATGGCACAAAGGGAAGCAACACATGAGTGA
- a CDS encoding Nramp family divalent metal transporter codes for MPKNSSSNLDSRTVQSALEALSRETKQSRLARVFPFLGPAFIASVAYVDPGNFATNIQGGAQFGYLLLWVIIASNLMAMLIQTLSAKLGLATGQNLAEHCRNQFPKPVSIAMWVIMEAVAMATDLAEFMGAALGFQLLFGIPLLAGAILTALATIAILGMERFGFRPLEAVISAMVAVIALCYVAEIFIASPNWGDIAGHVVRPAFAGRESVLLATGIIGATVMPHAIFLHSSLMQGRIVVKDRRKLRTLYRYEIMDVVIAMGIASFVNMSMLIMAASTFYATGKTSIATIEEAYRTLEPLLGPAAKFIFGVSLLFSGLSSSSVGTSAGQVIMQGFIQRHIRPWIRRVVTMAPSLFVIAMGYDPTRTLVISQVVLSFGLPFAIIPLVLFTRRRDLMGDLVNKPVTTVFASLAATLIVALNIYLIVATFFPG; via the coding sequence TTGCCCAAAAACAGCAGCAGCAACCTTGACTCGAGGACCGTCCAGTCCGCCCTGGAGGCCCTGTCGCGCGAAACGAAGCAATCACGACTCGCCCGCGTCTTCCCCTTCCTCGGCCCCGCCTTCATCGCCAGCGTCGCCTACGTCGATCCCGGCAACTTCGCCACCAATATCCAGGGGGGCGCCCAGTTCGGCTACCTGCTGCTGTGGGTGATCATCGCCAGCAACCTGATGGCCATGCTGATCCAGACCCTGTCGGCCAAGCTGGGGCTCGCCACCGGCCAGAACCTTGCCGAGCACTGCCGCAACCAGTTTCCCAAGCCTGTCTCCATCGCCATGTGGGTCATCATGGAGGCGGTCGCCATGGCTACCGACCTGGCCGAGTTCATGGGGGCCGCACTCGGGTTCCAGCTCCTGTTCGGCATCCCGCTTCTGGCCGGGGCCATCCTTACCGCCCTGGCCACCATCGCCATCCTCGGCATGGAGCGCTTCGGCTTCAGGCCACTGGAGGCAGTCATTTCCGCCATGGTCGCCGTGATCGCCCTGTGCTACGTCGCCGAGATCTTCATCGCCAGCCCGAACTGGGGCGACATCGCCGGCCACGTGGTGCGCCCCGCATTCGCGGGGCGCGAGAGCGTGCTCCTCGCAACCGGCATCATCGGCGCCACGGTCATGCCCCACGCCATCTTCCTGCACTCCTCGCTGATGCAGGGGAGGATCGTGGTGAAGGACAGAAGGAAACTGCGCACCCTGTACCGCTACGAGATCATGGACGTGGTGATCGCCATGGGGATCGCGAGTTTCGTCAACATGTCCATGCTGATCATGGCAGCCTCCACCTTCTACGCCACCGGAAAGACCTCTATCGCCACCATCGAAGAGGCCTACCGGACCTTGGAGCCGCTCCTGGGCCCGGCGGCGAAGTTCATCTTCGGGGTATCCCTGCTCTTCTCAGGCCTCTCCTCCAGCAGCGTGGGGACCAGTGCCGGGCAGGTGATCATGCAGGGCTTCATCCAGCGCCACATCAGGCCCTGGATCCGGCGCGTGGTCACCATGGCCCCGTCCCTGTTCGTCATCGCCATGGGGTACGACCCGACCCGCACCCTGGTGATCAGCCAGGTGGTGCTCTCCTTCGGGCTCCCCTTCGCCATCATCCCGCTGGTGCTGTTTACCCGCCGCCGCGACCTGATGGGCGACCTGGTCAACAAACCGGTGACGACGGTCTTTGCCTCACTGGCGGCCACCCTCATCGTCGCCCTCAACATCTACCTGATTGTCGCAACCTTTTTCCCAGGATGA